From one Candidatus Woesearchaeota archaeon genomic stretch:
- a CDS encoding DNA-directed RNA polymerase subunit A' — protein sequence MAEEKNKENEVGITEETEKKAAEKEAVIEEQEIHVYKQVKNILFGMLSPKMIKKMASVKIVTPELYDKEGYPVDGGLMDIRLGVIDPGLRCKTCGSKLKECIGHFGYIELARPVIHIEFVSHITDILRGTCRECGRIMLPKAKIEKALADIEKVEKEKGTYQAKALIKSIVTYVKNVKKCPHCNAKWKKIIVEKPTTFLEEEKRLSPIEVRTRLEKIPDEDIRLFGLKHEFARPEWMVLTVLSIPPVTMRPSITLESGERSEDDLTHKLGDIVRINQRLFENINAGAPEIIIEDLWDLLQYHITTFFDNDVAQLPPARHRSGQPLKTISERIKSKEGRIRHNLAGKRTNFCARTVISPDPMLDLNEVGIPLIVAMKLTVPETLRDWNKEYVVKFVQNGPNKYPGANYIVRPDGKKKKITDETREQLVEELQPGYIVERHLMDGDVAIFNRQPSLHRMSMMCHKVKVLGGRTFRLNPAVCAPYNADFDGDEMNLHIPQTEEARAEAEILMQVQTQLISPRNGLSIISCIQDAIVGNYLLTRELKLKRNEAVNLLSSAGVFDFSRLPDKNEVDGKEIFSVLLPHDFNYVGRAKASDIDGNKDILIRKGKLIKGVMDGANLGEGSGLLLRNLHKQYGADYALELLGKMFRLGIEVLLSYGFSTAISDTDLPEEAKKKIRETLATSEEEVQNLIQNYHEQKLETFPGKTMLETLELKILELLNRTRSTAGTIVSEFINKKAHTSIMAASGARGNIINMAQMAAIVGQQAMRGRRIGKGYMGRTLSCFKRDDYGPAARGFIKNSFKSGLSPSEFFFGAMTGRDSLMDTALRTPKSGYLYRRLANAMQDLKAEYDGTVRDAGGRIIQFSYGEDNVDVSKSEKGIINVKKIIELMGE from the coding sequence ATGGCTGAAGAAAAAAATAAAGAAAATGAAGTCGGAATAACTGAAGAGACAGAAAAGAAAGCTGCTGAAAAAGAAGCAGTGATTGAAGAGCAGGAAATTCACGTATACAAACAAGTAAAGAATATATTATTTGGAATGCTAAGCCCCAAGATGATAAAGAAGATGGCTTCTGTCAAGATCGTGACTCCGGAGCTTTATGATAAAGAAGGCTATCCTGTTGACGGCGGCCTGATGGACATAAGGCTCGGCGTAATTGACCCCGGATTAAGGTGCAAGACCTGCGGCTCAAAGCTGAAAGAGTGCATCGGGCATTTTGGCTATATAGAGCTTGCGCGCCCTGTGATACATATAGAGTTTGTCAGCCACATAACTGATATCTTAAGGGGAACGTGCAGGGAATGCGGCAGAATAATGCTTCCAAAAGCAAAAATTGAGAAGGCGCTTGCTGATATTGAAAAAGTCGAGAAAGAAAAAGGCACATATCAAGCAAAAGCCCTGATAAAAAGCATTGTAACATATGTGAAAAATGTCAAGAAATGCCCTCATTGCAATGCGAAGTGGAAAAAGATAATAGTTGAAAAACCAACAACTTTCCTTGAAGAAGAAAAAAGACTAAGCCCAATTGAGGTCAGAACAAGGCTGGAAAAAATACCTGATGAAGACATCAGATTGTTTGGATTAAAGCATGAATTTGCAAGGCCTGAATGGATGGTGCTGACTGTTTTGTCGATTCCTCCTGTCACAATGAGACCGTCTATTACATTGGAATCTGGCGAGAGAAGCGAGGATGACCTGACGCACAAGCTCGGCGATATAGTAAGAATCAACCAAAGGCTGTTTGAAAATATAAATGCAGGAGCGCCTGAAATAATAATAGAGGATTTATGGGATCTGCTTCAGTACCACATTACAACTTTCTTTGATAATGACGTTGCCCAGCTGCCGCCTGCAAGGCATAGGAGCGGCCAGCCGTTGAAAACAATTTCTGAGAGGATAAAAAGCAAGGAAGGGAGGATAAGGCATAATCTTGCCGGCAAGAGGACAAACTTTTGTGCAAGAACAGTTATAAGCCCTGATCCGATGCTTGACCTTAATGAAGTCGGAATTCCACTAATTGTTGCGATGAAGCTCACTGTCCCTGAAACATTGAGGGACTGGAACAAAGAATATGTTGTGAAGTTTGTTCAAAATGGGCCAAATAAATACCCTGGCGCAAATTACATTGTAAGGCCTGATGGAAAAAAGAAAAAAATAACTGATGAAACAAGAGAGCAGCTGGTAGAAGAGCTGCAGCCGGGATATATTGTTGAGAGGCATTTAATGGACGGCGATGTTGCTATATTCAACAGACAGCCAAGCCTGCACAGGATGTCGATGATGTGCCACAAGGTAAAAGTGCTGGGCGGAAGAACATTCAGGCTGAATCCTGCGGTATGCGCACCTTACAATGCTGATTTTGACGGGGATGAAATGAATCTGCACATTCCCCAGACAGAAGAAGCAAGAGCTGAAGCTGAAATATTGATGCAGGTCCAGACACAGCTGATATCACCCAGAAACGGGTTAAGCATAATCAGCTGCATTCAGGATGCCATTGTTGGAAATTATCTGCTGACAAGGGAATTAAAATTAAAAAGAAATGAAGCTGTTAATCTGCTTTCAAGCGCGGGTGTTTTTGATTTCTCAAGGCTGCCTGACAAAAATGAGGTTGATGGCAAGGAAATTTTCTCTGTCTTATTGCCGCATGACTTTAATTATGTTGGCAGGGCGAAAGCTTCTGATATTGACGGCAACAAAGATATCCTGATAAGGAAGGGCAAACTTATAAAAGGCGTCATGGATGGCGCAAATTTAGGCGAGGGATCCGGGCTATTGCTTAGAAATCTCCATAAGCAATACGGCGCCGATTATGCGCTTGAATTGCTGGGCAAGATGTTCAGGCTCGGCATTGAAGTTTTGCTTAGCTATGGCTTTTCAACTGCAATTTCTGACACTGATCTTCCAGAAGAAGCAAAGAAAAAGATAAGGGAAACGCTGGCTACTTCTGAAGAAGAGGTGCAGAATCTGATACAGAATTATCACGAGCAAAAACTTGAAACCTTCCCTGGAAAAACAATGCTTGAAACCCTTGAATTGAAAATACTTGAGCTGCTTAACAGAACAAGAAGCACAGCTGGAACAATAGTTTCAGAGTTCATAAACAAGAAAGCGCACACTTCAATTATGGCTGCTTCAGGTGCAAGAGGCAACATAATCAACATGGCGCAAATGGCTGCTATTGTCGGCCAGCAGGCTATGCGCGGCAGAAGAATCGGAAAAGGATATATGGGGAGAACTTTAAGCTGCTTTAAAAGGGATGATTACGGCCCGGCTGCCAGGGGATTTATCAAGAACAGCTTTAAATCAGGCTTATCGCCAAGCGAATTCTTCTTTGGCGCAATGACTGGCCGCGATTCACTAATGGACACTGCGCTGAGAACTCCAAAATCAGGCTATCTTTACAGAAGGCTGGCAAACGCCATGCAAGACCTTAAAGCAGAATATGACGGCACAGTAAGGGATGCCGGAGGCAGAATAATACAATTCAGCTATGGCGAGGATAATGTTGATGTTTCGAAATCTGAAAAAGGCATAATAAATGTTAAAAAAATCATTGAGCTGATGGGAGAATAA
- the rpoB gene encoding DNA-directed RNA polymerase subunit B, giving the protein MAGEVYLNGKFLGTAENAADFSDRIKTERRKGKVSSNVNVYYDRQSESIFVENNRGRVRRPLIVVRNGEPLLTEKHIQQLQKGELSWNDLIQQGIIENIDALEEENALVAFFENEITKEHTHLEISPLAALGLATSLVPYGNFCPSARLNMGSKNQKQAIGLYAANFSLRIDMDVNILHSAQRPVVTTMMYAASNYDEHPSGQNLVVAISSFKGYNMEDAIVMNKASIERGLGRSTYFRPAIAEELRYSGGLIDEVSVPDKDVKGYKSEKDYRFLEGDGIIFPEAYIREGDVMIGKTSPPRFLSSLDEYNLASSTRRESSVSLKHGEEGAVDFVLITENEEGNKLVQVRLRDQRIPEIGDKFTSRHGQKGVIGLIVPAEDMPFSASGIIPDLLFNPHGIPSRMTISHLIEMIGGKVGALNGRYIDGTTFNVETEDTLRKELLSLGFRENGTETMYNGITGEAFESKIFVGDMYYMKLKHMVANKLHARARGPVQLLTRQPTEGRAKEGGLRLGEMEKDTFVAHGASLLLKERFDSDKTIVPVCEECGLLAIHDEYKNKSFCPICGENTEISFIELSYAFKLLMDEMKSLGIYPKLILKNKY; this is encoded by the coding sequence ATGGCAGGAGAAGTTTACTTAAACGGGAAATTTCTCGGAACAGCTGAAAATGCAGCTGACTTTTCAGACAGGATAAAAACCGAAAGAAGAAAGGGCAAGGTTTCAAGCAATGTTAATGTTTATTATGACAGGCAGAGCGAGTCTATTTTTGTAGAAAATAACCGCGGCAGAGTCAGAAGACCCTTGATTGTTGTAAGAAATGGCGAGCCTTTACTGACTGAAAAGCACATACAGCAATTGCAAAAAGGCGAGTTAAGCTGGAACGACCTTATCCAGCAGGGCATTATTGAAAATATTGATGCGCTGGAAGAAGAAAATGCATTAGTGGCTTTCTTTGAGAATGAAATAACAAAGGAGCATACGCATCTTGAGATTTCGCCTTTGGCAGCTCTTGGCTTAGCAACTTCTCTTGTTCCTTATGGCAATTTCTGCCCTTCAGCCAGGCTTAACATGGGCTCAAAAAACCAAAAGCAGGCTATTGGATTGTATGCAGCAAACTTTTCACTGAGAATAGATATGGATGTCAATATTCTGCACAGCGCACAAAGGCCTGTTGTTACCACGATGATGTATGCTGCCTCCAATTATGATGAGCATCCTTCTGGACAAAATCTTGTAGTTGCAATATCGAGCTTCAAAGGCTATAACATGGAAGATGCAATTGTAATGAATAAGGCATCCATAGAGCGCGGCTTGGGAAGAAGCACTTATTTCAGGCCGGCAATTGCTGAAGAGTTGAGGTATAGCGGCGGCTTAATTGATGAAGTTTCTGTTCCTGACAAAGATGTTAAAGGCTATAAAAGCGAGAAAGATTACAGGTTTTTAGAGGGAGACGGAATAATCTTCCCAGAAGCTTATATCAGGGAAGGCGATGTTATGATTGGAAAGACAAGCCCGCCAAGATTTTTGAGCAGCCTGGACGAATACAATCTAGCTTCATCAACAAGGAGAGAGAGCTCGGTCAGCTTAAAGCATGGCGAGGAAGGCGCAGTTGATTTCGTTTTAATAACAGAAAATGAAGAAGGAAACAAATTAGTGCAGGTAAGGCTTCGCGACCAGAGAATCCCGGAAATAGGCGACAAATTTACAAGCAGGCATGGACAAAAAGGCGTTATAGGCCTGATTGTTCCTGCAGAAGATATGCCTTTCAGCGCTTCAGGCATTATTCCTGATTTATTGTTCAATCCTCACGGAATCCCGTCAAGAATGACAATCAGCCATCTAATTGAGATGATTGGCGGCAAGGTCGGAGCTTTAAACGGGCGCTATATAGATGGAACAACATTCAATGTTGAAACAGAGGATACTTTAAGAAAAGAACTGCTTTCACTTGGCTTTAGAGAGAATGGCACTGAAACAATGTACAACGGCATAACAGGAGAGGCATTTGAATCAAAGATTTTTGTCGGCGACATGTATTATATGAAGCTGAAACATATGGTGGCCAACAAGCTTCATGCGCGCGCTCGCGGCCCTGTGCAATTGCTTACAAGGCAGCCTACAGAAGGAAGGGCAAAAGAAGGCGGCTTAAGATTGGGAGAAATGGAGAAAGATACATTTGTTGCCCATGGCGCATCATTGCTGCTGAAAGAGAGATTTGATTCTGACAAAACAATAGTTCCAGTCTGCGAAGAGTGCGGATTGCTCGCAATCCATGACGAGTACAAGAATAAAAGCTTCTGTCCCATATGCGGGGAGAACACAGAAATCAGCTTTATTGAATTAAGCTACGCTTTCAAGCTATTAATGGATGAAATGAAGTCGCTTGGAATTTATCCGAAATTGATTTTAAAAAATAAATATTGA
- a CDS encoding DNA-directed RNA polymerase subunit B'' yields the protein MLNRAALINKYFSEQSFIDSDIESFDNFMEKELQVIIEENKLIEPTIIPSNVEEYKIRLDKIWIEKPKITEADGSTNKIFPMEARLRNMTYAAPCFIEISSHINGVQRENFPTQIASIPVMLKSKFCNLYKLSKDELVEKGEDPNDPGGYFVINGTEKVIIKVEDLAANKLMVERDNLGVSEFIGKMFSEYGSYKIPHKLEHLKDGLFYLTFTRVKRVPLIIIMKALGLTKDEDIMKFVSQEKQYDQVLINLYEFVDIKTEEDAADYIAKKIGITQSKEIRLERMYEIIDKFFLPHLGIKREDRIYKAYNLCKMLKKFIQVSTGELPLDDKDNYSNKRLKLSGDSLADLFRVDLKVLISDLLYNFHRHVKRGKFPPLRSLIRNKLLTQRLYSSMATGSWIGSRKGISQRIQRINFLDTMSHLQRVVSPLSASQENFEARELHSTHLGRLCPIETPEGTNIGLRKNLALMASVTKNEDENELLKQLKSFGLKSVR from the coding sequence ATGCTGAATAGAGCTGCGCTGATAAACAAGTATTTTTCAGAGCAGAGTTTTATAGATTCTGATATTGAAAGCTTTGATAATTTTATGGAAAAAGAGCTGCAGGTCATAATCGAGGAAAATAAGCTTATCGAGCCCACAATCATACCTTCAAATGTTGAGGAATACAAGATAAGGCTTGACAAGATATGGATAGAAAAGCCAAAGATAACAGAGGCTGACGGCAGCACCAACAAAATCTTCCCAATGGAAGCCAGGCTGAGAAATATGACTTATGCCGCCCCATGCTTCATTGAGATAAGCTCGCATATCAATGGCGTGCAGAGGGAAAACTTCCCGACGCAGATCGCTTCCATTCCAGTTATGCTGAAGAGCAAATTCTGCAACCTATATAAGCTGTCGAAGGATGAGCTTGTTGAAAAAGGCGAAGATCCAAATGATCCCGGCGGATACTTCGTCATAAACGGCACTGAAAAAGTGATAATCAAGGTGGAAGATTTAGCTGCCAACAAACTAATGGTCGAAAGGGATAATCTTGGGGTGAGTGAATTTATAGGAAAAATGTTCTCAGAATATGGCTCATACAAGATTCCGCATAAGCTGGAGCATCTGAAAGATGGACTTTTTTATTTGACTTTCACGAGAGTTAAGAGAGTGCCTTTAATAATAATCATGAAAGCGCTTGGCTTGACAAAGGACGAAGATATCATGAAATTTGTGAGCCAGGAAAAACAATATGACCAGGTTCTTATCAACCTCTATGAGTTTGTTGACATAAAAACAGAAGAGGATGCAGCTGATTATATTGCAAAGAAAATCGGCATCACCCAGTCCAAAGAGATAAGGCTTGAAAGGATGTATGAGATAATTGACAAATTCTTTTTGCCGCATCTCGGGATAAAAAGAGAAGACAGGATTTACAAGGCATACAACCTGTGCAAGATGCTGAAAAAATTCATCCAGGTTTCAACTGGCGAGCTTCCTCTTGACGATAAGGATAATTATTCAAATAAAAGACTGAAGCTGAGCGGCGATTCGCTGGCAGACCTTTTCAGGGTTGACTTGAAAGTGCTGATAAGCGACCTGCTTTACAATTTCCATCGTCATGTGAAAAGAGGCAAATTTCCTCCGTTAAGGTCATTGATAAGGAACAAGCTGCTGACACAGAGGCTTTACAGCAGCATGGCGACTGGCTCATGGATTGGCTCAAGAAAAGGAATAAGCCAGCGCATACAAAGAATAAATTTTCTCGATACAATGAGCCATCTACAGCGTGTTGTCAGCCCGTTAAGCGCATCGCAAGAAAATTTTGAGGCCAGGGAGCTCCATAGCACGCATCTTGGAAGGCTATGCCCGATTGAAACACCTGAAGGAACAAATATAGGGTTGAGGAAAAATCTTGCGCTGATGGCCAGCGTTACCAAAAATGAAGATGAAAATGAGCTTTTGAAGCAGCTAAAGTCATTTGGGCTCAAGAGTGTGAGATAA
- a CDS encoding DNA-directed RNA polymerase subunit H: MSKETKHALVPKHSKLSEKQKEELFKKYNISMKELPKIMKNDPAIKHLDAKAGDVIMVTRESVTTGETMFYRGVADAE; the protein is encoded by the coding sequence ATGAGCAAAGAGACAAAGCACGCATTAGTTCCAAAACACTCCAAACTCAGTGAAAAGCAGAAAGAAGAGCTGTTCAAGAAATATAATATTTCTATGAAAGAGCTGCCGAAAATAATGAAGAACGACCCTGCTATAAAGCATTTAGATGCAAAAGCGGGCGATGTTATAATGGTGACCAGAGAAAGCGTCACAACAGGCGAGACCATGTTTTACAGGGGTGTGGCAGATGCTGAATAG
- a CDS encoding SMC family ATPase — MILKSIRLSNIRSYVDEEVIFPEGSVLLSGDIGSGKTTILLAIEFALFGIMRPLLTGNSLLRHGKKEGSVELKFYIDGKEIVIKRNLKRASGDNIGQESGYIIIDGRKKEGMASELKTEILALLGYPSELVAKSKSLVYRYTVYTPQEEMKQILFEEDEARLDTLRRVFGIDKYKRIRENSEIYIRELKEKRKEIDGFIADLEEKNSQKKEREHDLKEIEIKIDEIKPRINEIKAELKNKKKDIEKIEADIKKLSNLKREFEVCRINILNKANLNERNKAEIKDIEKRIEKLEAELKGKKDANIGDANKKIEDLENSIDFMENTFSEIDARINDLKSSIKSSNEIKVKFSKMDECPLCMQKVEHSHKMKILLEEDGKIKGNDEKLKLFLEQGGEARKKLDELKKEHKLLIEQKSELNLILLKLRDLEEKNKLKNKLFNECEEIKKEIGSLNVKKSELEDEISKFGDAEKEYLKFRKELDAIAGKEREAELENNSLLRDKENILKLIKAIDEEIGRKEKAKEKLAYLRDLQEWLQEGFQNLMNVMEKHVMTSVYHEFNELFQNWFNVLIEDETLSVRLDDVFKPVIVQNGYETVIENLSGGEKTSLALAYRLALNKVINDLISQIRTKDLIILDEPTDGFSETQLDKIRDVLDQLNVKQAIIVSHESKIESFVDNVIRIRKEGHESYVS, encoded by the coding sequence ATGATTCTCAAGTCAATCAGGCTAAGCAATATAAGAAGCTATGTAGATGAAGAGGTAATTTTCCCTGAAGGATCAGTTCTTTTAAGCGGCGATATTGGAAGCGGAAAAACTACGATTTTACTGGCAATAGAGTTCGCGCTCTTCGGCATAATGCGGCCTTTGCTTACAGGAAATTCATTGCTGAGGCATGGAAAAAAGGAAGGAAGCGTTGAATTAAAGTTTTACATTGATGGCAAGGAGATAGTGATCAAGAGGAATTTGAAAAGGGCATCAGGCGACAACATTGGGCAGGAAAGCGGTTACATAATAATAGATGGACGGAAGAAAGAAGGCATGGCTAGCGAATTAAAAACAGAAATCCTTGCTCTGCTAGGCTACCCTTCTGAATTAGTGGCGAAAAGCAAGTCGCTTGTTTATAGGTATACTGTTTACACGCCGCAGGAAGAGATGAAGCAGATCCTCTTTGAAGAAGATGAGGCAAGGCTAGACACTTTAAGAAGGGTTTTCGGGATTGACAAATACAAGAGAATAAGGGAGAATTCTGAGATTTATATAAGGGAGCTCAAGGAAAAAAGGAAAGAGATAGATGGCTTCATTGCTGATTTAGAGGAAAAAAATTCACAGAAGAAAGAAAGAGAGCACGATTTAAAAGAAATTGAAATAAAAATCGATGAAATAAAGCCGAGGATCAATGAAATAAAAGCAGAATTAAAAAACAAAAAGAAAGACATTGAAAAAATAGAAGCAGATATTAAAAAATTGAGTAATCTGAAAAGAGAATTTGAAGTTTGCAGGATAAATATTCTGAACAAGGCAAATTTAAATGAAAGGAATAAGGCTGAAATAAAAGATATTGAGAAAAGAATTGAAAAGCTTGAGGCTGAATTAAAAGGCAAAAAAGACGCGAATATTGGTGATGCGAATAAAAAAATTGAAGACCTGGAAAATTCAATTGATTTCATGGAGAACACATTTTCTGAGATTGATGCGAGGATAAATGACCTGAAATCGAGCATTAAAAGCTCAAATGAAATCAAAGTAAAGTTTTCTAAAATGGATGAATGCCCGCTGTGCATGCAGAAAGTTGAGCATAGCCATAAAATGAAGATTCTTCTTGAAGAAGACGGAAAAATAAAAGGCAATGATGAAAAGCTGAAATTATTTTTAGAGCAGGGTGGGGAAGCAAGGAAAAAATTGGATGAACTGAAGAAAGAGCACAAGCTGCTCATTGAGCAGAAAAGCGAATTGAATTTGATTTTGCTGAAGCTCAGGGATCTGGAAGAAAAAAACAAGCTTAAAAACAAGCTTTTTAATGAATGCGAGGAGATAAAAAAAGAGATCGGCAGCCTTAATGTCAAAAAATCTGAATTAGAAGATGAAATTTCAAAGTTCGGCGATGCAGAAAAAGAATATTTAAAATTCAGAAAAGAGCTTGATGCAATTGCCGGAAAAGAGAGGGAAGCTGAATTGGAAAATAACTCTTTATTAAGGGATAAAGAAAATATTCTGAAATTAATAAAGGCCATTGATGAAGAAATAGGCAGGAAAGAAAAAGCAAAAGAAAAGCTTGCTTATTTAAGAGATCTGCAGGAATGGCTGCAGGAAGGCTTCCAGAACCTTATGAATGTGATGGAGAAGCATGTCATGACATCTGTTTATCATGAGTTCAATGAATTGTTCCAGAACTGGTTTAATGTGCTGATTGAAGATGAAACATTAAGCGTAAGGCTTGATGATGTTTTCAAGCCGGTTATTGTGCAGAACGGCTATGAAACAGTAATAGAGAATTTAAGCGGCGGGGAGAAGACTTCGCTTGCTCTTGCATACAGGCTTGCATTGAACAAAGTCATTAATGATCTGATATCGCAGATAAGGACAAAAGACCTGATAATACTTGATGAGCCAACTGACGGATTCAGCGAAACCCAGCTTGACAAGATCAGGGATGTGCTGGATCAGCTGAATGTGAAGCAGGCGATCATTGTTTCGCATGAGAGCAAGATCGAGAGCTTTGTGGACAATGTTATAAGGATCAGGAAGGAAGGGCATGAGAGTTACGTCAGTTAA
- a CDS encoding cell division protein SepF translates to MAGFFSNLKRKLGGSDEDFPEETEEEYVELDTGAGADIKTKITVRPFVIDDFADIKEVLDSLREGGTIALVNIRPLKEKDLVELKRAINKLKKTCDAIEGDIAGFGDDYIVVTPSFAKIYRTKATADVAEEPEGEE, encoded by the coding sequence ATGGCAGGGTTTTTTTCGAATTTAAAAAGAAAATTGGGTGGTTCTGATGAGGATTTTCCTGAGGAAACTGAGGAAGAATATGTTGAGCTTGACACTGGCGCTGGCGCTGACATAAAGACTAAGATCACAGTAAGACCTTTTGTCATCGATGATTTTGCCGATATCAAAGAAGTTCTTGATTCATTAAGGGAAGGCGGCACAATTGCATTGGTAAACATAAGGCCCTTGAAAGAGAAGGATCTTGTGGAATTAAAAAGAGCAATAAACAAGCTAAAGAAGACATGCGATGCAATCGAGGGCGACATTGCAGGGTTCGGCGATGACTATATTGTTGTAACGCCGTCATTTGCAAAGATCTACAGGACAAAAGCGACTGCTGATGTTGCTGAAGAGCCTGAAGGGGAAGAATAA
- a CDS encoding ZPR1 zinc finger domain-containing protein: MDKLEKQTCPICGTNNLTLTEDEREVPYFGKVFIFAMVCSSCKYHKADVECAEKKDPARYTLEITSENDMKIRVVKSSEATVKVPYIGSIEPGPDSNGDVTNVEGILTRFKDQIESLKNYAEDDEDKKKAKNLLKKLTRIMWGQEKAVLTVEDPTGNSAIISEKAKITKLKQD, encoded by the coding sequence ATGGACAAATTAGAAAAACAGACATGCCCGATATGCGGCACCAATAACCTGACTCTTACTGAAGATGAAAGGGAAGTCCCATACTTCGGAAAGGTTTTTATTTTTGCAATGGTTTGCAGCTCCTGCAAATACCATAAAGCAGATGTTGAATGCGCAGAAAAGAAAGATCCTGCGCGCTACACTCTTGAAATAACTTCTGAAAACGATATGAAGATAAGAGTTGTGAAAAGCTCTGAGGCAACTGTTAAAGTTCCATATATAGGGTCAATCGAGCCTGGGCCTGATTCCAATGGGGATGTTACAAATGTCGAAGGGATCCTGACAAGGTTCAAGGATCAGATTGAAAGCCTGAAGAATTATGCTGAAGATGACGAAGATAAAAAAAAGGCAAAGAATCTGCTGAAGAAGCTTACAAGAATAATGTGGGGGCAGGAAAAGGCTGTGCTGACTGTTGAAGATCCTACTGGAAACAGCGCAATTATTTCTGAGAAAGCAAAAATAACCAAGCTAAAGCAGGATTAG